ccacagccagctcagtgccaccacagccagctcagtgccaccacagccagctcagtgccaccacagccagctcagtGCCACCACGGCCAGCTCAGCTCCCTTTCTTACTCGCTTAAGCCACAGCTCTAGTCCTGCAATGGCACAAGCCCCGACTCCCCTGTTGGTATCTGGTGTCACTTACAACTTTCTTGATGAGTTTTCAGCCTGTGTATTTTCTAATCCTATATCCATCCTCTGTTCTAATCCATTAATTATTACCCTGATCATAAAAACTCCTGGTATTCTTGGTAAACACTAGCTACTGAGGCTAAGTGTAGCCTGGAGATTCTGATTCAGTGGAGTTGATGGGGCTTGGAAATCGTCTACAAACTCTGAGTGCTGAATCCCAGCAAGTTTGGAATCCCTGTTCTGTGTAAATGCACCATGcccttccatcttattttttcctgttgaTATGACTAATACTTCTGACTGGGAAACCATGGCAACTTCAGACCTATAACTGTGCCTTACACCCCCTCTTCACGTTCTACCAGACTGTTTGCCATCCCCTTTAGTGTCTCAGTCCTTTTCCATGTCTGCCATTACCCCTCATTGATAATAGCAGCCATGGCTTCTTGGGCGAGTACCCTGGAACATGACAGCTCTGGGTTGCTGCTGCCTTCAGTTGAAGATCTCAGGCAGCTTGCTGGATTTCCCTGGACTTCAGTCTCCTCGGTTCAGAAGTGGGGACGATACAGTCCCATCTTGTAAATGCTGTGTAAAGTGCTGTGTGGACAAATGTTTCAGTGTGTTGTGTTCCCTCTTTGAGAACCTCCGTGGCTCCAGACACCATCCCATATTAAGTCTAAACCCTTTGACATGACAGTCAAGTCCTTTTCCTCTGCTCCATTTCTCCTGTGCTTCCTCACGGTTCCTGCGTTCTCTCCATTAGTCGTCTGTGCTAAGGATCCTTCCCCGCATAACGCTTCTTCATCTATGACTTTTGCTTTGTGTCTTCTGTTCCTTCTCACCTGTGTGAGCTGTACAAGCCGAGTCTGTAAATCTGGATGCCAGCTGTAAACGTCCATATcctgcctccctctttcctcccctcaaaCTTGGTTCAGTACAAGTTTTGTTCAAGTTGTTATTCTTCATGGCTTTTACCTCACAGCCATTGTGACCTGTGTTACTTGGTTTGACAGGAAATTTGTGTGGGAATTTTAGGGAATATGGCTTGTTTCCGGGAGATATGTGTGTCCATCAGCAGCTGCGAAGATCATGGGTAAGTCCTACTACCTAATAGCCGTGTTAAGTTTCTATTCCAAGGGAACCCTTGAACCTAGGAGAGGTGGAAGTATGGGGTGTGCTGTTTCATTGTCTCAGGACACCTTGGGTGCTGACGTGGCTGAGACTTCTGCACTAGCTATGGACTTGACCTAGGACTGAGCCTTTGCATCCACGGTAAAGCATGAGTTACCCCAGTGAGTAAGGGGGTGAGGCAAAGAATATGTAGAGCCTAAATTGGAGCTAGGGGCCTCTGGTCAGAATCCAGAACTATTTAAGCATGGAGAATCCAAGGACTCAGAACTAGTCTGGGAAACTCAATTGCTGTACAGTTTTGCTCTGAGAACTGAGACTTAATAGGGGAGTGGGACTTGCCTAGGGACCAGAAGATAAAGAGTCACCTCTAGGATTAAAAGGCTGTCAGACTTCTAATTAGAGGCTAGTTCTTTTCTAAAGCCGGAAAACTTTGGACAGAGGGCTTTTTAATAGTGGAGTCTCAGGTGGTCGGTTACCACGGTAGATCTGAGAACGTGATAAATTTGATAGGCATATTCATTTTCCTGGAGATGGTTCATGGCTGTTAACTTAATGATCTAAAGAAGTCTGTATCCAGCACACGTTAAAGTGATTGTTCTTATTGGAGGTCATAAGGGTTTATTCCTGTCTTCAAGGGCCTGGGCCtcttgaattgtttctgttacATTCACACACAAGGTGTTCCATGACGAATTGAAGAGCACGTGAACAGTGATATGTGTCACATAAAGCAGATAAAAAGATGCACAGATAACTAAAGGATATTTTAAGGAAAAACCATAGCTGctttcatataaaattaaatgcaaaatCAGAAATCTATTAACAGAATTATAGAGCAGAGCAAAGAAGTGATCTCTGAGGAAGTCAGGGCCACCTTTTCTAGGGGGGAGAGGAACACGGTGGAAAAAGGCAGCTGCAGGTGATCAACTCTGCTCTGTACCTTAGAAACACGAGTTCTTCTCAACCTTTAGGTCATGACCCCTTCTGTGGGGGGTCATaaaccagatatttacattacaattcatagcattAGTAAAATTGCAGTTACAAAGTGGCGATGAaacaattttatggctgggggtccccacatgaggaactgtaggaAAGGGTTacagccttaggaaggctgagaaccactgctctagaatttATGAAATGCATTTATGCTTTGTCTTACAATAGAAGATgtctaaaatgaaatgaaaactggTTATTTGCAATGATACTCATGGCTCACGGTGTCTCGGCAGGCAGGTGCTTCTGCAGTGTTTGTGCGACTCAGACCCACCCACTCTGCTAGAAACCAGCAGGTAAGCCTTTCTCGAGACCACTCATCAGAAGCCCTGGGAAAGCAGAGTGCACTCTTGACTGTGGTGGCCCTTGTTGTTGCCCGCACAGATATTGAGCTCACATTTGTCATGTAGGTTGTTGCTTACTTGCCTTTCCCAGGCAGAAGTGGCCAGTGTCTGGGTTGAAAGGATCCGGGAACATCCGTCCATTTATGCCAGCGTCTGCTTCATCATGTCAAGTTCAACAAATGGTGAGTCTCCGTGCACTCTAGGGAGAAAGACTGGAGCATATCCTGGGAAGCTACTTTaaactcttcattttaaaaattttatactttgattttttaaatttatgggtgttttcctgcatgtaaaTCTGTGTGTCTCTTGCATGTTGGTATGTGCCtgctgtccacagaggccagcagagagtGTCGATCTCCAGGACTAGAGttctagacagttgtgagctatttcctgtgtgggtgctgggaatcaaacctgggtgcTCTTAATGACTGGGCCATCTCGTCAGCCCCAGAGGCCACTTTGCACTGAAGGAAGATAAGCCAGTTTAAATAGGCTCCTGGAGATACCTGGGAGGAAGTGGCACCCTGGAAGATTTGGCTCTTGGAGGAGCTTGAGGAGTTTGGCTCCCCCTTGTGGCTTCAGACGCTTGGGTTCTCAGTTGAACACCTGTCTTGACTGCAGTTGACTTGTTGGTGAAGGTGGGGGAGGTCGTGGACAAGCTCTTTGACTTGGATGAAAAACTCATGTTGGAGTGGATTAGAAATGGGACTGCCCGGCTTCCGGACCAACCCCAGGAGgactctgaagagcagccagtattttCTTTTGTACCCAGTATACTGGAAGCTGCCAGACAAATACGGTAGGTGAACTCTTGTACAGAATGGTCTGGAAAAATTCAGTTGTTCGAAACATCCTTACATGGGAGAGTCTTAGTTTCAGTAAGCAACCAGTCTCTCTTAGGTTTGTGGTGGCAAGAATAGTACGGGTTCAGAGCATTTGCTCCAGTATGGCTTGTCATAGCTTGCTATGGTAACTGACAgcagttttatgtattttaaataatcaagGAGAAAAgattgtcttgttttattttacattgaaTGTGAAACAACTCATTGAGCATATTTGTTTGCTCCCTGCTTCCTCcttgtgtgcacaccagtctgtagatgatcatcttgtgtgtgcacaccagtctgtagatgatcagcttgtgtgtgcacaccagtctgtgtagatgatcagcttgtgtgtgcacaccagtctgtgtagatgatcagcttgtgtgtgcacaccagtctgtagatgatcagcttgtgtgcaccagtctgtagatgatcagcttgtgtgcacaccagtctgtagatgatcatcttgtgtgcacaccagtctgtagatgatcagcttgtgtgcacaccagtctgtagatgatcagcttgtaTGTGCACACCAGTCtctgtagatgatcagcttgtgtgtgcacaccagtctgtgtagatgatcagcttgtgtgtgcacaccagtctgtagatgatcatcttgtgtgtgcacaccagtctgtagatgatcagcttgtgtgtgcacaccagtctgtgtagatgatcagcttgtgtgtgcacaccagtctgtgtagatgatcagcttgtgtgtgcacaccagtctgtagatgatcagcttgtgtgcaccagtctgtagatgatcagcttgtgtgcacaccagtctgtagatgatcatcttgtgtgcacaccagtctgtagatgatcagcttgtatgcacaccagtctgtagatgatcagcttgtaTGTGCACACCAGTCtctgtagatgatcagcttgtgtgtacaccagtctgtagatgatcagcttgtgtgtgcacaccagtctgtagatgatcagcttgtgtgtgcacaccagtctgtgtagatgatcagcttgtgtgtgcacaccagtctgtgtagatgatcagcttgtgtgtgcacaccagtctgtagatgatcagcttgtgtgtgcacaccagtctgtagatgatcagcttgtgtgtgcacaccagtctgtgtagatgatcagcttgtgtgtgcacaccagtctgtagatgatcagcttgtgtgcacaccagtctgtagatgatcagcttgtgtgtgcacaccagtctgtagatgatcagcttgtgtgtACACACCAGTCTGTAGGTGATCAGCTTGTGTGTACACACCAGTCTGTAGGtgatcagcttgtgtgtgcacaccagtctgtgtagatgatcagcttgtgtgtgcacaccagtctgtgtagatgatcagcttgtgtgtgcacaccagtctgtagatgatcagcttgtgtgcaccagtctgtagatgatcagcttgtgtgcacaccagtctgtagatgatcatcttgtgtgcacaccagtctgtagatgatcagcttgtgtgcacaccagtctgtagatgatcagcttgtaTGTGCACACCAGTCtctgtagatgatcagcttgtgtgtgcacaccagtctgtgtagatgatcagcttgtgtgtgcacaccagtctgtagatgatcatcttgtgtgtgcacaccagtctgtagatgatcagcttgtgtgtgcacaccagtctgtgtagatgatcagcttgtgtgtgcacaccagtctgtgtagatgatcagcttgtgtgtgcacaccagtctgtagatgatcagcttgtgtgcaccagtctgtagatgatcagcttgtgtgcacaccagtctgtagatgatcatcttgtgtgcacaccagtctgtagatgatcagcttgtatgcacaccagtctgtagatgatcagcttgtaTGTGCACACCAGTCtctgtagatgatcagcttgtgtgtacaccagtctgtagatgatcagcttgtgtgtgcacaccagtctgtagatgatcagcttgtgtgtgcacaccagtctgtgtagatgatcagcttgtgtgtgcacaccagtctgtgtagatgatcagcttgtgtgtgcacaccagtctgtagatgatcagcttgtgtgtgcacaccagtctgtagatgatcagcttgtgtgtgcacaccagtctgtgtagatgatcagcttgtgtgtgcacaccagtctgtagatgatcagcttgtgtgcacaccagtctgtagatgatcagcttgtgtgtgcacaccagtctgtagatgatcagcttgtgtgtACACACCAGTCTGTAGGTGATCAGCTTGTGTGTACACACCAGTCTGTAGGtgatcagcttgtgtgtgcacaccagtctgtaggtgatcagcttgtgtgtgcacaccagtctgtgtagatgatcagcttgtgtgtgcacaccagtctgtgtagatgatcagcttgtgtatgcacaccagtctgtagatgatcagcttgtgtgcacaccagtctgtagatgatcagcttgtgtgtgcacaccagtctgtagatgatcagcttgtgtgtgcacaccagtctgtagatgatcatcttgtgtgcacaccagtctgtagatgatcagcttgtgtgtgcacaccagtctgtagatgatcagcttgtgtgtgcacaccagtctgtagGTGATCAGCTTGTGTGTACACACCAGTCTGTAGGtgatcagcttgtgtgtgcacaccagtctgtgtagatgatcagcttgtgtgtgcacaccagtctgtagatgatcagcttgtgtgtgcacaccagtctgtagatgaagcttgtgtgtgcacaccagtctgtagatgatcagcttgtgtgcacacaccagtctgtagatgatcagcttgtgtgcACATACCAGTCTGTGCAGATGATCAGCTTGGGGGCTTTGATGTCATGAGAGGTGGTTGTTTATGAGTTGTTAAAACAATATAGCACTGATAACTGCAAGATTAACATTTGAATTATCTGCTTAGTTGTTAACAGCATAGTCTCAGAACTTATTAGGCTATGTTAAGAGTTATTAATTTTAAACCTTTTATCAAATGAAGATTAAGCCACACACGTATCTGCCTCTTCAGTGTTTCCAGCAGTGAGTGATGTTGCCAGTGTCCCATCtagagaaggtgggagaactggAAAGTCCCTCCCGACTGCCCTGTCCAGCTCCTTCCTCATGGCCAGTCGGCTCTTACTGTGACCCCATCCTGGCAGCCAGACGTCTTCTCCCTTGCTTGGGCAAGTGCCACACTGTCTGCCTCTGAGCCACCTGTCCTCTGCTGGCTTCTCCCGAGCCTTGCAGCTGCTTCCGTGGTGCACACCCATCTTGCTTCGTGCTCCCGGCTTTTCAGTGGCCTTCCGCAGGAAATAGTTCaggtttttaaaacaaacaaaactggcgCACAATCCTGCACACAAGGCCTATCCATCCTTGTTCTTGCTTCTTCTATGTGAAATTCCATTCTGCGGATGAACCAGGCCCTCTTGTCTCCCAGCCTTTGCTCAAGGTGTCTCTCCAATGCCACAAACACCTGCCTCTTCAGGTTCCTGTGGAAACTCCATTTCTCTCAAGATCTCTTCCCTGACCAAATTTCTGCGTGGTCTTTTAGTGCCCGGGCCTTCTAGTgttgaattcattttgttttatggttaTGGCCCTTTACTTCTTTCCTCTCAGACTGTTACAATCTGGGAAGGTGGGTGTAGCATCTTAatactctctgtctctccagcccctagcagTAAGTGCCCCCAAATGATAGATACTTCAGTAAATGTAGCTGAGCCGTTTAATTGTTCATGTTTTTCACTTAACTGGTTGAAGAAACAGTATTTTGAGTTCTAAGAATACAAACTGTTGAGCAAAAGAATTAGGTTTTTATGTTTCTGCTTTCTCAGCTAGGGAGCTAGGATGATCTGTGAACTCTAAAGAACTTCAGAACCATGGAGTCTGCGCCGTAGGCCTCACGTCCCTCCCATAGAAGAATCAGTAGCATACATGTGTAGACTCACACATACTTGCACATGCcctcacatacatgcactcacactcatgtacacatacatacacactcacattcacacacttcatatatatgctcacacacacactaattcacacagagacatatgTACAGCTATAATACTCACCTatgcattcacatacatatatactcacgCTCACTCACGCACTCATAAAACATAAActccttttcttcagttttccCATTTTAATGTCAGTGCTAGTGAACAGAGTCTACTCAGCTGGCCGTCTCACGTTCTGCACGTTAGCATGAGGTAACAAACCCCTGCAGGGCGAGTGAGCATCGCTGTTCTCTGACGCTGAAGTTAAGAGTGCTGTGCCCTTTCTGTCTGCTTAGGTCTGAAAACCTGGAAGGGCTTGATGTTTACATGCACATCTTACAGCTGCTCACCACAGCAGACGATGGGATTCAAGCAATTGGTAAGGCGGTTTCTTGGGGCACGCTGTCGTTGCTCGTTAAGTATTcgctatttttaaattactatttgtaaaaaatatttcttaagtaCAGTGTCCTGATACTGCAAAAGAAACATGGAATTTACTTTTTGACCTGGTGTGCCATGAATTCTGCCAAGTTGGTGACCCGCCCATCATACTGCAGGAGCAGAAAACAGTGCTGGCCTCTGTCTTCTCCGTGATGTCTGCCATCAGTGCTTCGTGGGCTGCACAGGAGCACCCCAAGAGGGAAGAAGGCAAGTGCAGTTCCCTTTCACCAATTAAACTGGCACCCACAGATTGTAAGTGTCAGGCCTGTGTCTGCTCTTCATTgggtttctttttcaatttttctccATTAAAAGAAAATACCCTTATTCCCCTAGTAACATAAAATGTTAAATGCTTAATACAAAAATATTACAAAGTTTCTAAGAGGCATCAAGGAGGGGACTTGGGGTACGGCTCAGTAATggggtgcttgcttagcatgagtGCCCCCTGGTTCAGTCCCTAGAACCAAAAAGAAAGCAGCACCGAACAGCATGGCTCTGCCCTGAAGAACCACCCCACTTTTTATCAGAAATATTCCCTAAAGTCCTCTGTGTTCTGCTGACTCCATTGGACTCACGCTCAGCCCCAGAGTGCTTTGGTGGTAAGGTTTTTGTCTCAGTCCCCAGTGAGGATGGTCTCTATTCAGTCTGATGGCTCAGTATCTCTGACTGTTTGACCTGTTCAGTACTGAATTAGGGTCCTAAGGTCAAAGGGTCAAAGCCCCATTTGCTTCCCGATGCTTTCATTGCGATTGTGTTGAATGTGTGGTGTGTCTAGGAATGTATTGTGCAGGTTTGTTTCAGAAGTGCCTTGAGGTTTCTTTAGTGTACAGATCTTGCATTCTTACTAGGTTTATTCCtgcacattttaattttgaagtccTAGTCTCTGTTGCATGCTTTCTTCACTGATGATTGTTAGACTTTATGGAGGCTGTGGATTGTTACCTTTGACTGTAGGACCTTTACTGACTTGCCTGTAGTTTTTTTCGCTGTGCTTGAGGTGGGACTCAGGGCCTTGCACCTGTAGGTAGGAATCCTGTTGCCATATCCACATTCCTGTCTTACTGTCCTAAAatcctatctgtctgtctgtctgtctgtctgtctgtctatctatctatctatctatctatctatctatctatctatctatctatctaatgtgTATGGGTTTTTTGCCTGCACGCACACATGTATAACAGATGTCTGGTGCTTGTGGAGAcgagaagaaggtgttggatgccctggGTGGGGATTATAATGGGCTCTGAGCCAACATAGGGGTGGTGGGATTTGAACcaaggtcctttggaagagcagctggtccttttaactgctgagccatctctccagcgttTGTCTTACCGTGTTTGGTAGTAGTTCCCATGGTAATCTTTAACTTTGTCTGCTACCAAGGCACATCTACTTTTGTCATTCTCTATCTCTGACTTCTTTTTCCTATCTAAGTGGATTGCTTAGTGCCTGCTGGAGACATCTTTATCTTCTTCCCGACTGTTGAAAATGGCACTAGAGTTTTGCCATTTAGTGTAACTGGGCATATGGTGCTTGTTTTTGCCTCTcaaggatgttttttttttttttttttcctgagatagggtttctctgtagctttggagcctgtcctggaactagctcctgtagaccagactctcacagagatccgccgacctctgcctcccgagtgctaggattaaaggcgtgcaccaccaccacctggctcaaggATGTTTTGATCTCTCCCTGTtttaagctttttgttttgttttataaataagcaCTGTTTCTGAGTGTCGACTCTATATTTCTGGAGAGGTTATGTCACTGGCCA
This DNA window, taken from Chionomys nivalis chromosome 23, mChiNiv1.1, whole genome shotgun sequence, encodes the following:
- the Saal1 gene encoding protein SAAL1 isoform X3, which encodes MSMDEDVALFLQEFKAPDIFMGVLAKSRCPRLREICVGILGNMACFREICVSISSCEDHGQVLLQCLCDSDPPTLLETSRLLLTCLSQAEVASVWVERIREHPSIYASVCFIMSSSTNVDLLVKVGEVVDKLFDLDEKLMLEWIRNGTARLPDQPQEDSEEQPVFSFVPSILEAARQIRSENLEGLDVYMHILQLLTTADDGIQAIVQCPDTAKETWNLLFDLVCHEFCQVGDPPIILQEQKTVLASVFSVMSAISASWAAQEHPKREEVDLPLIDSLIRVLQNMEHCQKKPENSTESDPEEPTNCGSTQDEFHMKILKDISCEFLSNIFQELSKETVAQGLKEGQLNKEKCSCAFQSLLPLYSPVVEDFVKVLREVDKALAEDLEDSFPSVKAQT